A single Lycium ferocissimum isolate CSIRO_LF1 unplaced genomic scaffold, AGI_CSIRO_Lferr_CH_V1 ctg3339, whole genome shotgun sequence DNA region contains:
- the LOC132044047 gene encoding uncharacterized protein LOC132044047, translating to MDSQSPHGTIIFSTVGRTNYGFDIFSLKSPFSFLNSPPFHSSQYPTEHRLTDGTSLNFNGQFIDEDQTLVFVSERSGAPRIYLQRPSEVQIEQLPASPDSLFLDRPFLRNNRLYYISAHQPPQQIFTSWSALYSTTIDDGKIIRLTPYGFVDYSPAISQSGHLIAVASYGDRRWSGEFHDLSTDIVVFPESDPNKRTVVCQHGGWPTWSGDSTIYFHRQADDGWWSIFRVDLPEDSSNLGADPVRVTPPGVHCFTPAAASHSSRTMIAIATRRPGKSYRHIEIFNVESHKFYPVTELLNPTTHHYNPFFSPKSTLLSYHRFRGESSSGDTTIPNLDPVNSPEKGLTMLRLNGSFPSFSPSGDFVAFNPGFAGLKIIKSDGSKKWTLFKGRTAFGNSWSPAEPNVIFTSVGPVFDSVKATVQIARVSFNSLSLNNDDCGEIPVETKVLTEEETGNNAFPSCSPDGKHVVFRSGRSGHKNLYIMDAVKGELEGGEIRQLTGGPWIDTMPSWSPDGKLIAFSSNRHNPDNINCFSIYVIHPDGTGLQRIHVAGPEGSEEVDKERLNHVCFSKDCEWLLFTGNLSGVTAEPVSVPNQFQPYGDLYLVKLDGSGLRRVTCNGYENGTPAWHPFVVPMTMGDSERSVLVGDKLMGEFDDVLWMNC from the coding sequence aTGGATTCACAGTCACCACATGGTACTATTATCTTCTCCACGGTTGGCAGAACCAATTACGGCTTCGATATATTTTCCCTCAAATCTCCCTTTTCTTTCCTCAATTCTCCCCCTTTCCATAGTTCCCAATATCCCACCGAGCACCGCCTTACCGACGGTACCTCCCTTAATTTCAATGGCCAGTTCATTGACGAAGATCAGACACTCGTCTTCGTCTCCGAGAGATCAGGTGCTCCTCGCATTTACTTGCAACGTCCCTCCGAAGTACAAATCGAACAACTTCCTGCTTCCCCTGATAGCCTATTTCTTGACCGTCCATTTCTTCGAAATAATCGCCTCTATTACATCTCTGCTCACCAGCCACCCCAGCAAATTTTCACCAGCTGGTCCGCTCTTTATTCCACTACTATCGACGACGGTAAGATCATCCGCTTGACTCCGTACGGCTTCGTTGATTACAGTCCTGCTATTTCGCAGTCTGGACACCTCATCGCGGTTGCATCCTATGGAGACCGCCGTTGGTCTGGTGAATTCCATGATCTGAGCACGGATATTGTTGTTTTCCCTGAATCCGACCCTAACAAGCGGACAGTCGTGTGCCAACACGGTGGCTGGCCAACTTGGTCGGGCGATTCGACCATCTATTTTCACCGCCAAGCTGATGATGGTTGGTGGAGCATTTTTAGAGTCGATTTGCCCGAGGATTCCTCCAATTTGGGTGCTGATCCGGTTCGAGTCACTCCTCCTGGTGTGCACTGCTTTACTCCTGCAGCAGCCTCACACAGCTCAAGAACAATGATTGCTATTGCCACCAGAAGACCGGGGAAGAGCTATCGCCACATTGAGATTTTCAATGTGGAATCGCACAAGTTCTATCCGGTGACCGAGTTGCTTAACCCTACCACCCACCATTATAATCcattcttctctcctaagtctACGCTTCTCAGTTATCACAGATTCCGGGGCGAATCATCATCAGGAGACACAACAATTCCTAATTTAGACCCGGTAAATTCTCCAGAGAAAGGACTAACAATGCTGAGACTTAATGGATCATTCCCTTCCTTCTCTCCCTCGGGTGACTTTGTTGCATTCAACCCGGGATTCGCAGGCctcaaaatcatcaaatcaGATGGTTCCAAGAAGTGGACATTGTTCAAAGGTCGTACAGCTTTCGGCAACTCCTGGTCTCCAGCTGAACCAAATGTGATTTTTACATCAGTCGGACCTGTATTTGACTCTGTAAAAGCAACAGTGCAAATCGCACGAGTTTCATTCAACTCATTAAGCCTTAATAACGACGACTGCGGGGAAATTCCAGTAGAAACAAAAGTTCTCACAGAAGAGGAGACTGGAAATAATGCCTTCCCTTCGTGCTCGCCGGATGGGAAGCACGTCGTATTCCGTTCAGGCCGTTCGGGGCACAAAAATCTGTATATTATGGACGCTGTTAAGGGAGAGCTGGAGGGGGGAGAAATCCGTCAGCTAACAGGGGGACCATGGATTGATACAATGCCAAGCTGGTCACCCGACGGAAAGCTGATTGCATTTTCTTCCAACAGGCACAATCCGGATAACATCAATTGCTTCAGCATCTACGTCATTCATCCGGACGGCACAGGTCTCCAGAGGATCCACGTGGCAGGGCCGGAAGGATCTGAAGAAGTGGATAAGGAGAGACTAAATCATGTATGCTTTAGTAAGGACTGCGAGTGGCTCCTATTCACGGGCAATTTGAGCGGAGTGACAGCTGAACCGGTGTCGGTGCCGAACCAGTTCCAGCCGTACGGTGACTTATATTTGGTGAAGTTGGATGGGAGTGGATTACGACGAGTGACGTGTAACGGATATGAGAATGGAACTCCGGCGTGGCATCCCTTTGTTGTGCCTATGACTATGGGGGACTCAGAACGGAGCGTACTAGTAGGAGACAAGTTAATGGGTGAATTTGATGATGTACTATGGATGAATTGTTGA
- the LOC132044048 gene encoding two-pore potassium channel 5-like: MPTIGYGDIAPVTPFTKLFACIFVLVGFGFIDILLSGVVNYVLDLQENLILTGRQRQLASHVDQGRGGFMDCIVDVAKGRMRIRLKVGLALGAVLLCIGLGPLVLYFQENLDWIDSVYLSVMSVTTVGYGDKAFKTLPGRLFASIWLLFSTLAVARAFLYLAEARIDKRHRRIANWVLQREITIEDLLADNLNNNGFLRSGFKALVFDEPTERYSFHLLIRLLILLCVPKNHMLYTSYFPLTS; encoded by the exons ATGCCTACCATTGGCTACGGTGATATTGCTCCAGTTACTCCTTTCACCAAACTCTTTGCTTGTATCTTTGTGCTTGTGGGTTTTGGTTTCATCGACATTTTGCTTAGTGGGGTCGTCAATTACGTACTTGACTTGCAGGAGAACTTGATATTAACCGGCAGGCAACGACAATTAGCTAGCCACGTCGACCAGGGGCGTGGCGGATTTATGGATTGCATAGTCGATGTAGCCAAGGGGAGAATGAGAATCAGATTGAAAGTGGGTTTGGCTCTGGGTGCTGTGCTTTTGTGCATCGGATTGGGGCCACTCGTGTTGTATTTCCAGGAGAATTTGGATTGGATCGATTCAGTTTACTTGTCGGTAATGTCTGTTACAACTGTTGGATATGGCGACAAGGCTTTCAAGACTCTACCTGGAAGGTTGTTTGCTTCAATTTGGCTTTTATTTTCCACACTTGCGGTGGCACGGGCTTTCTTGTATTTGGCAGAGGCAAGGATTGACAAAAGGCACAGGAGAATTGCCAACTGGGTATTGCAGCGTGAAATCACCATTGAAGATCTGCTTGCCGATAACCTTAACAACAATGGTTTCCTTAG GTCTGGTTTTAAGGCGTTGGTTTTTGATGAGCCTACAGAAAGATATTCCTTTCACCTCTTAATCAGACTTCTCATTCTTCTCTGTGTCCCCAAAAATCATATGTTGTATACTAGTTATTTTCCTTTAACCTCTTAA